The Manihot esculenta cultivar AM560-2 chromosome 11, M.esculenta_v8, whole genome shotgun sequence genome includes a region encoding these proteins:
- the LOC110626734 gene encoding SNF1-related protein kinase regulatory subunit beta-3, producing the protein MSNQYVDNHEGTTVMGFEVPKSPDSSYNNACPGNEDEARDPPIVPPHLQHTLLSYPASVDTSETIPAPQNVILNHLYIENREAPRSVVALGFTHRFHSKYVTVVLYKPVQRRGSTST; encoded by the exons ATGAGCAATCAATATGTTGATAATCAT gaaggcaCAACAGTGATGGGATTTGAAGTGCCAAAATCTCCTGATTCAAGTTACAACAATGCCTGCCCTGGAAATGAAGATGAGGCACGAGATCCACCTATAGTCCCTCCACATCTGCAACACACCTTGCTTAGCTACCCAGCTAGTGTGGACACTTCTGAAACTATTCCTGCTCCGCAGAATGTAATTCTCAACCATCTTTACATTGAGAATCGAGAGGCCCCACGTTCTGtggtggctcttggttttactCATCGCTTTCATTCAAAATATGTCACAGTTGTGCTATACAAACCTGTTCAGAGGAGGGGGAGTACCAGCACTTAA